The following coding sequences are from one Granulicella arctica window:
- a CDS encoding glycoside hydrolase family 53 protein: MTMPRRLAMLMLVFFAALIPVHAQQYATGADVSFLAKCEQDGIVFKEGGEPKDVLAMLREHHYNWVRLRVFHDPSASAEKLPNDLNYTLALAKRAKAMGFHVLLDLHYSDTWTDPGSQFTPAAWSKLKHKQLVVEVFNYTRDTIAAFASAGVMPEMVQVGNEITNGMLWPDGKLPNWANFADLLKAGVNGVEAGRGAQPKPRIMIHIDRAPDYALSIWFFDTLIAHHVPFDIIGLSFYPFSQGDLARMRGNLHDLALRYQHPIIVVETAYHWMPSDFVGKKADFPESPEGQKAFLQAVDAAVRAVPKGLGQGVFYWEPAAEGAIAGRSFFDSKGNVQPVISAFDQLAPH; this comes from the coding sequence ATGACGATGCCGCGACGTCTTGCCATGCTTATGCTCGTTTTCTTTGCTGCGCTGATTCCGGTCCACGCGCAGCAATACGCCACCGGTGCGGATGTCTCCTTCCTCGCGAAGTGCGAACAGGACGGAATCGTCTTCAAAGAAGGAGGTGAGCCAAAGGATGTGCTGGCGATGCTGCGCGAGCACCACTACAACTGGGTTCGACTGCGCGTGTTTCACGATCCCTCGGCCAGCGCCGAGAAGCTGCCCAACGATCTGAACTACACCCTTGCACTTGCCAAGCGCGCCAAGGCGATGGGCTTTCATGTGCTGCTCGATCTTCACTACTCCGACACCTGGACCGATCCTGGAAGCCAGTTCACTCCGGCAGCCTGGAGCAAGCTCAAACACAAGCAGCTTGTGGTCGAGGTCTTCAACTACACACGGGATACGATCGCCGCCTTTGCCAGCGCAGGCGTGATGCCGGAGATGGTGCAAGTGGGCAACGAGATCACCAACGGCATGCTCTGGCCCGATGGCAAATTGCCTAACTGGGCTAACTTCGCCGATCTGCTCAAGGCGGGCGTCAATGGTGTAGAGGCAGGCCGTGGCGCGCAGCCCAAACCGCGCATCATGATCCACATCGACCGTGCCCCGGACTATGCGTTGTCGATTTGGTTTTTCGACACTCTCATCGCTCACCATGTTCCTTTCGACATCATAGGACTTTCCTTCTATCCCTTCTCGCAAGGCGATCTAGCCAGGATGCGCGGCAACCTGCACGACCTGGCACTGCGCTACCAACATCCCATCATCGTGGTCGAGACCGCATACCACTGGATGCCCAGCGACTTCGTCGGCAAGAAGGCGGATTTTCCAGAGAGCCCCGAGGGGCAGAAGGCGTTCCTGCAAGCCGTCGACGCGGCGGTCCGCGCTGTTCCCAAGGGACTCGGTCAGGGTGTCTTTTATTGGGAACCCGCCGCGGAAGGCGCAATTGCCGGGCGCAGTTTCTTCGATAGCAAAGGTAATGTGCAGCCGGTCATTTCCGCGTTCGACCAACTCGCTCCTCACTAA
- a CDS encoding family 78 glycoside hydrolase catalytic domain produces the protein MWDSGRIASGDFLEVHYGGPALQSGTTYFWKLRVWDQAGKESPWSNPATWTTALLHPSDWSAKWIAADADGPRQLQALEHSGKVVESTTPLPIFRRDFRIDKPIKQAIVSVSGLGQYELHLNGRNVTDSVLNPGWTNYRKTTLYNTYDLTALLHQGNNSFGMMLGSGMYDVPGVKGRYTKFIGSFGQPKMILQLHIIFADGSQTTIVSDRRWKTASGPITFSSIYGGEDFDARKETPGWDSPGFRDTDWSSAIEVAGPNGDASNPGSELSGKIIPAIQAAQSFMPVKVTEPAPGIKVYDLGQNFSGWPEITVSGKRGSTIRLLPGELLDAKGLVTQASAGAGSNAPVLFSYTLKGSGIETWHPRFTYYGFRYVQVETTSASADKPVVLSLKGKFVHDAVNIDGEFTSTLPLFNRIHHLIDMAILSNMVSVLSDCPTREKLGWLEQTHLAGTSIMYNYGVLELYEKIANDMVDAQLPNGMVPGIAPEYVAFVDSKGVSTNFRDSPEWGSAIILSPWTAYQSYGDTEILAKHYDAMRRYAHYLRDKSQRGLLTFGLGDWYDIGPNFPGESQLTSKGLTATAIYYQDLNALTRIAKLLGKDSDALEYAEEANSVKNLFNRTLFHPETNEYDRGSQTANAMPLALGLVPEEHRQAVLDNLVKDIRKHQNHVTAGDIGFHYVVRALTDGDRSDVLYDMLSKTDSPSYGYQLAKGATTLTEAWDTNPNSSQNHFMLGHAEEWFYRGLAGIDFDMSRPISQRIIIRPAMELDIAGASASFESVLGTIESSWKPVVGGWDLNVTIPSGAVAAVYLPVGVREVSEHGQPSSAADTLKLSKEKDDVTAVTIGSGQYHFVVHR, from the coding sequence GTGTGGGACTCTGGCCGAATTGCGTCAGGAGACTTTCTTGAGGTCCACTACGGAGGACCCGCCCTGCAATCGGGCACGACCTATTTCTGGAAATTACGGGTCTGGGACCAAGCTGGCAAGGAGTCTCCATGGAGCAATCCGGCAACATGGACGACCGCGCTTCTTCATCCATCTGATTGGTCTGCCAAGTGGATAGCCGCGGACGCGGACGGACCTCGCCAGCTTCAGGCACTCGAGCATAGCGGCAAGGTTGTAGAGTCGACCACACCATTGCCGATCTTTCGACGCGACTTCCGCATCGACAAGCCCATCAAACAGGCGATCGTATCGGTCTCAGGTCTGGGTCAGTACGAGCTTCACCTGAACGGAAGAAACGTAACGGACTCCGTTTTGAACCCAGGATGGACGAACTATCGCAAGACTACGCTCTACAACACATATGATCTGACTGCCCTGCTGCATCAAGGCAACAATAGTTTCGGCATGATGCTTGGCAGCGGAATGTACGATGTGCCCGGAGTGAAAGGGCGTTACACCAAGTTCATCGGTTCGTTCGGTCAACCGAAAATGATCCTCCAGTTGCATATCATTTTCGCGGATGGCTCTCAGACCACGATCGTGAGTGATAGGAGATGGAAGACCGCCTCGGGCCCCATCACCTTCTCGTCGATCTACGGTGGCGAAGACTTCGACGCTCGCAAAGAAACTCCAGGCTGGGACTCTCCAGGCTTTCGTGACACCGATTGGTCGTCAGCAATCGAGGTTGCTGGTCCGAACGGAGACGCGTCCAATCCCGGCAGCGAGTTGTCTGGAAAGATCATCCCGGCAATACAGGCCGCCCAGAGCTTTATGCCGGTGAAGGTAACCGAACCCGCACCCGGGATAAAGGTCTACGACCTTGGCCAGAACTTTTCCGGCTGGCCGGAGATCACAGTCAGTGGGAAGCGTGGAAGCACGATCAGGCTCCTTCCCGGGGAGCTCCTCGATGCGAAAGGCCTCGTAACACAGGCAAGCGCCGGAGCCGGTTCCAATGCGCCCGTTCTCTTTTCATATACATTGAAGGGCTCTGGCATCGAGACCTGGCATCCACGGTTCACCTATTACGGGTTCCGGTATGTACAGGTCGAGACAACTTCCGCCTCCGCAGACAAGCCCGTCGTGCTCTCTCTCAAGGGGAAATTCGTTCATGACGCTGTCAATATCGACGGAGAGTTCACTTCTACATTGCCGCTGTTCAACCGTATCCACCATCTGATCGACATGGCCATCCTCAGCAACATGGTCAGCGTGCTGAGTGATTGCCCAACCCGGGAAAAATTGGGTTGGCTCGAGCAGACCCATCTCGCCGGAACATCCATCATGTACAACTACGGCGTCCTCGAACTCTACGAGAAGATAGCCAACGATATGGTTGATGCGCAGTTACCCAATGGCATGGTCCCTGGAATCGCCCCGGAATACGTTGCCTTCGTCGATAGCAAGGGAGTCAGCACCAACTTCCGCGATTCTCCGGAATGGGGCAGCGCAATCATCCTCAGCCCCTGGACCGCCTATCAGAGCTATGGGGATACAGAGATCCTCGCAAAGCACTATGACGCAATGCGACGTTACGCCCACTATTTACGAGACAAGTCTCAGCGCGGACTGCTGACCTTCGGCCTCGGGGACTGGTATGACATCGGTCCTAACTTCCCAGGGGAGTCCCAACTGACCAGCAAGGGACTCACCGCGACAGCAATCTACTATCAAGATCTGAACGCCTTGACTCGTATCGCAAAACTGCTGGGGAAAGACTCCGACGCGCTCGAATATGCAGAAGAAGCAAACTCAGTAAAAAATCTCTTCAATCGCACTCTCTTCCATCCTGAGACCAACGAATATGACCGCGGCAGCCAAACGGCAAACGCTATGCCGCTGGCGCTGGGACTTGTTCCGGAAGAACATCGCCAGGCCGTCCTCGACAATCTGGTCAAAGATATTCGCAAACACCAAAATCATGTCACAGCAGGTGATATCGGCTTCCACTATGTCGTGCGGGCGCTGACGGACGGCGACCGTTCCGACGTCCTGTACGATATGCTCTCGAAGACAGATTCTCCAAGCTACGGCTACCAGCTTGCGAAGGGCGCCACAACCCTTACCGAAGCATGGGACACCAATCCTAACAGTTCTCAAAATCACTTTATGCTCGGCCATGCGGAAGAGTGGTTCTATCGTGGCCTTGCCGGCATTGACTTCGATATGAGCCGGCCAATATCACAAAGGATCATTATTCGCCCTGCGATGGAATTAGATATAGCTGGCGCATCAGCAAGCTTTGAATCTGTTTTGGGAACGATCGAAAGCTCGTGGAAACCAGTGGTTGGCGGCTGGGATCTTAACGTTACCATCCCTTCCGGCGCGGTCGCAGCCGTTTATCTTCCTGTAGGCGTTCGCGAAGTAAGCGAGCATGGGCAGCCATCGAGTGCTGCCGACACCTTAAAGTTATCCAAAGAAAAGGACGATGTAACAGCCGTGACCATCGGCTCCGGGCAATACCATTTCGTGGTTCATCGATGA
- a CDS encoding beta-galactosidase produces MLGVVRIHPGLVRKISFVVIGVFIALHGIFMRAQTVSRRTVSNVLVDASQPLEPPQDTLYKTGSSLSPTGHRIGVNSRYLTLDGTPWLPVMGEFHYSRYPESEWESEILKMKAGGVQIISTYVIWIHHEEVEGEFAWTGQRDLRRFVNLCARHGLYVYLRIGPWVHGEVRNGGIPDWVMRKGPTRESNPDFLSYVQRFDRQIAQQIQGMMWKDGGPIIGIQLENEYAGKNREEAEQYILKLKRMAIENGMDTPLYSVTAWDNAVVPPGAVLPMYGGYPDAPWDKTLEDLSASEVYAFRFSTRLDGDAEKIRRSHSVNGDPREPYPFLTAEVGAGIQDTYRRRPVVSPDDIAAMCPVFLGSGVNLLGFYMYHGGENPDGRLSTLQESKATGYPTDVPVKSYDFQAPLSEFGDERPSFRRLKLFTYFLRDFGEDLAPMTVHAPSKNPESPQDLSLPRLSVRSSGESGFIFVNNHVRHKTMPSWKNLQVTIKLPHETLKVPDIPIVIPNGAYPIWPFNLDMKGIRLRYSTAQLFTKLEGSNETDYFFFAVPGVRPDFCFTDGTFAAVSGNVPWRRFRGCTLLENVTPGLASNIVVQSLDGRKIRVVLLRRVEAENAWKTMFAGQGKILFTKQQFIEDEKRIYLQSNGDPHFAFTIFPKISTALSGSAPIEDARSGQTTEDSMFIATLPENKVEFKLSKVRDTPSAPAVNPAEQNAEAAKASVVAPEADAFSKAAGWKISIDGYPTAALSDLFLQIDYAGDVARLSSESGVLTDNFFNGTPWVVGLKRFMAANKSDSIHVNVLPLAWDAPIKLETQFRPHLQEGSQIANIRDVKLISQYQLVIDKVKSEPAILRK; encoded by the coding sequence ATGTTGGGAGTCGTTCGCATTCATCCCGGTCTTGTACGCAAGATTTCCTTTGTTGTCATCGGGGTGTTCATCGCCTTGCACGGCATTTTCATGCGTGCGCAAACCGTCTCAAGACGGACGGTCTCGAACGTCTTAGTCGATGCATCTCAGCCATTGGAGCCGCCGCAGGACACACTCTATAAGACCGGATCGTCGCTCTCGCCGACAGGCCATCGCATCGGAGTAAATAGCCGTTATCTGACTTTGGATGGCACGCCGTGGCTACCTGTAATGGGAGAATTTCACTACTCTCGTTATCCAGAAAGCGAGTGGGAGAGCGAAATCCTCAAGATGAAAGCGGGTGGCGTGCAGATTATATCCACCTATGTGATCTGGATTCATCATGAGGAAGTAGAAGGAGAGTTCGCCTGGACGGGCCAGCGCGATCTTCGCCGCTTTGTAAATCTCTGTGCGCGGCATGGGCTATATGTCTATCTGCGCATTGGACCGTGGGTTCATGGCGAAGTGCGCAATGGCGGAATTCCAGATTGGGTGATGCGTAAGGGACCGACGCGTGAAAGCAATCCCGACTTCCTTTCGTATGTGCAGCGATTCGATCGCCAGATAGCTCAGCAAATACAGGGCATGATGTGGAAAGATGGCGGACCGATCATCGGTATCCAATTGGAAAATGAATACGCCGGGAAAAACCGCGAAGAAGCCGAACAGTACATCTTAAAGTTGAAACGGATGGCGATCGAGAATGGCATGGACACGCCGCTCTACAGCGTTACAGCCTGGGACAATGCTGTCGTACCGCCGGGCGCTGTTTTGCCGATGTACGGAGGATACCCGGATGCACCCTGGGACAAAACCCTCGAGGATTTGTCGGCCAGCGAGGTATACGCGTTTCGTTTCTCTACACGGCTCGACGGCGATGCGGAGAAAATTCGTCGCAGCCACTCTGTCAACGGCGATCCCAGGGAGCCGTATCCGTTTCTCACTGCCGAGGTTGGAGCGGGAATTCAGGACACCTATCGTCGCCGTCCTGTCGTCTCCCCGGATGACATCGCAGCGATGTGCCCGGTCTTTCTCGGCTCCGGAGTCAATCTGCTTGGCTTCTATATGTATCACGGTGGAGAAAACCCGGACGGACGTCTGAGCACATTGCAGGAATCAAAGGCCACAGGATATCCCACGGATGTTCCGGTCAAATCCTATGATTTTCAGGCACCCCTCAGCGAGTTTGGAGACGAGCGGCCATCGTTTCGCAGACTGAAACTCTTCACCTACTTCCTGCGTGATTTCGGCGAAGACCTTGCTCCGATGACGGTCCATGCGCCGAGCAAGAATCCGGAGAGTCCGCAGGATTTGTCGCTGCCGCGTCTCTCCGTGCGCAGCTCCGGAGAGAGTGGATTCATCTTTGTAAACAATCATGTGCGCCACAAGACGATGCCTAGTTGGAAAAACCTTCAGGTCACGATTAAGCTTCCCCACGAGACGCTCAAGGTGCCGGATATCCCTATCGTTATCCCGAACGGCGCTTATCCAATCTGGCCGTTCAACTTGGACATGAAAGGCATCCGGCTGAGATATAGCACTGCTCAGCTTTTTACTAAGCTCGAAGGCAGCAACGAAACCGACTACTTCTTTTTTGCCGTCCCGGGCGTAAGGCCGGATTTCTGCTTTACAGACGGAACCTTTGCTGCGGTCTCGGGAAATGTGCCTTGGCGCAGGTTCAGAGGATGCACGCTGCTCGAAAACGTAACACCTGGCCTGGCATCAAACATCGTGGTGCAAAGCTTGGATGGAAGGAAAATCAGAGTTGTGCTGCTGCGCCGCGTTGAGGCAGAGAATGCCTGGAAAACGATGTTCGCTGGGCAGGGGAAAATTTTATTCACGAAACAACAATTCATAGAGGATGAAAAGCGCATCTACCTTCAGTCCAATGGTGATCCGCATTTTGCTTTCACGATCTTTCCCAAGATAAGTACCGCTCTTTCGGGTAGCGCGCCGATTGAAGATGCGAGGTCGGGTCAGACAACAGAAGACTCGATGTTTATCGCAACATTGCCCGAGAACAAAGTGGAGTTCAAGTTAAGCAAAGTTCGCGATACTCCGTCAGCTCCAGCAGTGAACCCGGCCGAGCAGAATGCGGAGGCTGCAAAAGCTTCGGTGGTTGCTCCGGAAGCGGATGCTTTTTCAAAAGCTGCAGGCTGGAAGATCTCAATTGATGGGTATCCGACAGCTGCTCTGAGCGACCTTTTCCTGCAAATCGATTATGCCGGCGATGTCGCGCGTCTTTCTTCGGAAAGCGGTGTGCTAACGGACAACTTTTTCAACGGCACTCCGTGGGTTGTCGGGTTGAAGCGCTTTATGGCGGCGAATAAGAGCGATTCGATCCACGTGAATGTTCTGCCTCTCGCGTGGGATGCACCGATCAAACTGGAGACTCAGTTTAGGCCGCATCTACAGGAAGGTTCGCAGATTGCAAATATCCGTGACGTGAAACTCATCTCGCAGTATCAATTGGTGATTGACAAGGTGAAGTCAGAACCAGCGATATTGCGGAAATAG